GGGCTTTTTGATCATCGTTGGTGGGTCGCTGGTTTTGAATCAGCAGCTTTCCGTAGCGACCTTAATCACCTTTGTCCTGTACATCGAGCAGTTGTTCTTTCCCATTCGGATGTTGGCGCAGCGTTACAACATCTTCCAATCGGTCATGGCCGCTGGCGATAAAATCTTCACCTTACTCGATACCCCTATCGAGGTGGATGACGCGCCCGATGCAGTGGACGCGCCGCCCCTCAAAGGGCATGTCCGCTTTGAAGAGGTCGCCTTCACCTACACCGACCCACTCACAGCGAAGGCGGAAACTTCTGGCGATTTGAAGGTGGCAGAGCGTAGTAAGAAAAATGGGACAAATGGCGCAAATGGGCATCATCCTGAGAATGGGCATGAATATGAGTCGCCACTCCCGGGCGGCGAAAACGTTTTGAAAAACGTCACGTTGGATGTTCCCGCTGGCTCTACGGTAGCGCTGGTGGGGCATACCGGAGCGGGAAAAACAAGCATCGTCAAGCTGATCATGCGCTTCTATGACATCAAAGAGGGGCGCTTGACGATTGACGGTATGGATATTCGCCGCTTAAAACAGAAAAGTCTTCGCGCCCAAATGGGTGTCGTCACCCAAGAGACGCACCTGTTTAGCGGCACAGTTTTGGAAAACATCCGTTACGGGCGCTTGACCGCAACCGACGAGGAGGTGAAGGCTTCGGCGCGTGCTGTTGGCGCAGAGCCGTTCATCCTCCGCCTAGAAAACGGCTACGATACAGAGGTGCATGAAGGCGGTGCGCTTCTCTCATCGGGACAAAAACAACTTCTTGCCTTCGCCCGTGCGCTGCTGGCAGACCCGCGCATCTTGATCCTTGACGAGGCGACCAGCAGCATCGACACCCAGACCGAAAAGGTGATTCAAACGGCGCTGACAACGCTGCTCAAAGGGCGTACCAGTTTTGTCATTGCCCACCGTCTCAGCACAATCACGGCGGCGGATGTGATCGTCGTCATGGATCACGGTCAGATTATTGAAAAGGGGTCACACAGCGACCTTTTGGCATTGGGCGGCATGTACCGCGATCTCTATACAATGGCGTATGCCAAGCCGATCCAATCGGTGAACTAAGAACCTACCCGTAAATTCGGGTTTGGCGTATAAGCGAGGCGTCTCTGGCAACCACACCTGGCTTGCCAATGGTGCGTTTCCCTAAACGTTGCCAACAAAGGAGGGTGAGGGCTTGTGCCTACCATTCACATGGTTAATTTACGGATAGATACTAAGCATGCCTCAAGGGATGCTCCACAAAGTGGTGGGGAAAGGCGGCAAAACACGTTACCCTTTTCTGTTTAGGACTGTGTGGGACATGATGAAAAGGTGTAGCCTGTGAATCTCATGCGGTGGGTAAAAATGGGCATTCTCGGCGGTGGAGTAGGGGCGGCGGGGGCGTGGCTGTGGCGCTACCTTCAACCCGAACATTCGCCGCTGGTACTAGAACATGCCGTCGTTGTGATCACTGGGGCATCGGGGGGCATTGGGCGTGCCTATGCCCATACCTTTGCCAAACAAGGCTGTCGGATTGTCCTTGCCGCCCGCCGTGCCGATGCGTTGGAGGAAGTCCGCACGGAGATCGCCCCCTATGCCGCAGATGTTTTGGTTGTCCCGACGGATGTCCGTGATGATGACGCTCTTGGCAGGCTTGTCCAGACCACGCTGGATGCCTTTGGGCAGATTGATATCCTGATCAACAATGCCGGCGTGACACAGCACGGAATGCTGCACCGCGAATCACCTCAAGATATTCGCGCCCTTGTCGATACAAACCTTGCCTCGGCAATGGCGCTCACCGCGCTTGCCCTCCCCTCCATGTTGGCGCGGGGATCGGGCTGGATTGTCAATCTCGCCTCGGTTGCCGGGCATACCGATTTTCCCTTTTACATCGTCTATGCCCCCGTCAAACGCGGCTTGATCAGTTTTGGCGATACGCTTCGCCGCCAATTGGATGGGACAGGCGTCCACGTCCTCAATGTCATGCCCAGCTACACCACAACGGCGATGGTCACTCCTTCTGTCATGGCGTGGGTGAAAAGCATGGACATGGCGGTTGATACCCCTGAGACCATCGCTGAAAAGACACTTGATGCGCTGTTGAAAAACCGCAAGGAACTCCTCTTTGGGGGGCTGCTTCTGCGAGGAGGCTTGTTCCTTCAACGGCATTTCCCGCGTTTGGCAGATATTCTGGGGCGGACGATGATTGATGTCACCACCTACGAAATGACGGATTCAAAAAGCCCCCTGCGTGAAAACTGAACTGGGTGGTTATCAAGCCTCCCGTTCCTGAAAACCATCCTCGGCGGCGGCTTGAGCAGCAAAGCCAGCCAGCCGTCTCAATGCCCGCTGCGCGATGAGTGCCACCCCTGATCGGGATAAAAGATTGCGGGGAGTCCGCCACACTGGGGGAAGTCCACCCTTGACTCTATGCTGCGCCTCAGATTAAGTCCGGACTACTGCGGAATTGGGCAGTTTACTAAACAGTACAAAGTACCTATTTCAGGAACCTAAACGGTGGAGTACCCTCCTTGATGTTAGTAAGTAACCTTTACTAACTATCTCAATCAAAGAAGGAAGAAGACCGATGTTAGCAATTGTTCGTCCACTGCGTTTGGCCATCCGCATGTTTGCGCTGGCTGTTTTAATCGGGCTGCTCGCGTTTGCCTCAACCCCCGGCATCTCAAAAGCTGCCAGCCCACACTTCGCGAACTTTTATCCGTATTGTCCAGGGGTAACCAAATCCGGCGATATTATCTACAATGGCAACGCTTATAATCCGCAATGCGTCCACCGCATCGGCGGCTGGTATATTTTCTCCATTGATGTTCCATCTGCCTGCAAATGGACGTATGGTCAATCATCTCAAGCAGTCTGGACTTCGCAAGGTTGGCAGTGCACCTATTAAGCCTTAAGCGGCTGTCTTTGGGTGGCACGGCTTAACCGCTGCTGTTTTTGTAACCGCTCAAAATCGCCTTTTACATTCAAGCCGAGTCGTTACTTGACACACTAGAATCTGCGCCGTTGGCAAAATAAGCTAAAATTCATCAATGAACAACGCCAACGGCGCAGCCAAAGAGCAGTTTCTGGTTCCTCAAGTCCCCTCCCCTTTTTTTGCAAACCATTCTCGGCGGCAGCTTGAGCAGCAAAGCCGGCCAGCCGTCTCAATGCCCTTAAGCACCCCTCACCTTTGCCTGAAACGACCTTTGGGAAGATCGTTTGACCCCATTTTTCCATTCATTTTCACAGTCTGTTCGCTTATTTTACGGGCTGCCGATCCGTGAATTCCAAATTAAAAATGTTATAATCCACCCTAGCGCATAAACTACATAAAAATTCTGAAAGGGAAATACTTGGCTATGGACGTTACAAACACTGCCTTTGAATTCCTTCGGGAGCAGGTGATCCCTGAACTGAACACAACTGCCAAACTGTACCGCCACCGCAAGACCGGGGCGCAGGTGCTTTCGATGGAAAAAGACGACGAGAACAAAGTCTTTGGTGTCGCCTTTTACACACCCGTCGAAGATTCCACCGGAATCACCCATATCATCGAACATTCCGTCTTGTGCGGGTCGCGCAAGTACCCCCTTAAAGAGCCATTTATCGAACTGAACAAGGGATCGCTGGCGACCTTCCTCAATGCTTTCACCTACCCGGATCGCACCGTTTACCCGCTGGCAAGCCAAAACGTTCAAGACTTCTATAATCTAATCGATGTTTATCTTGACGCAGTGTTCTACCCGCGCATCAGCCCGGAAACGCTGGCTCAAGAAGGCTGGCATTACGATCTCGATGATCCCAATGCGGAGATGATCTACAAGGGTATTGTCTTTAACGAGATGAAAGGGAATTATTCCGACCCCGACAGTCTTGTCCAGCAATATTCGCTGAATGCCCTATTCAGCGACACCCGCCATTACAGCGTCGATTCCGGCGGCGACCCCCGTGCTATTCCCGATCTCACCTATGCTGCCTTCAAACGCTACCACGAAATCTACTATCACCCCTCCAACGCCATGTTTTACTTCTATGGCGATGATGATCCGGCAAAGCGTTTTGAACTGCTCGAGGGCTATCTGAAAGACTTTGAGGCGATTTCAATTGAGAAAAAGCCCGATGTACAACCCCGCTGGAACGCTCCCCGCCGCCAAACCTTCACCTATGAAGGCGGTGAGGATGCCAAAGCCTATGTCACCCTCAATTGGCTGCTCACCGATGGCGAAAATGCCGAAGAATCGCTGGCATTGGGGATTTTAAATCACATCCTGAATGGGACGCCCGCCTCCCCGCTGCAAAAGGCGTTGATTGAATCCGGCTTGGGCGAGGGGCTGTCAGGCGGCGGCTTAGATCGGGATGTCTACCAATACTACTACTCACTGGGCTTGAAAAACACTGCCACCGACGCTGCCGCGTCCGTTGAAACCCTCATGCTGAATACCCTCCGCGATCTGGTCGATAACGGCATTGATCCAGAGATGATCGAAGCCTCTATGAACACGGTGGAGTTCTCCCTACGGGAACTGAACACGGGCGGCTTTCCGCGTGGGTTAGCGCTTTTCGTGGCAACCCTCCGCACCTGGACGTATGGCGGCGATCCGCTCGCTCCCATCTCCTTTGAAGCGCCGCTGAATGCCATCAAAGCGCGGATTGCTCGCGGCGAAGCGTATTTTGAGTCCTTGATTCGGCGCTACTTTGTGGATAACCCGCACCGTCTGACGATGAGCCTGATCCCAGAGGGCGGCTATCAGATGAACTTAGAGGCGGCGGAACGCGCCCGCTTGGATGCCATTCGTGCGGCGATGAGCGGAGCGCAGATCGAGGAGGTGATCGCTGAGACGCACGCTCTGCGCGAGGCGCAAGAAACGCCTGATGCACCGGAATCATTGGCGCTGTTGCCCACTGTCCAACTCAGCGATATAGACAAGCAAAACAAAGCGATCCCGATCACGGTTGGATCGGCGGGTGGCGTTCCCGTCGTCTACCACGACATTTTCACGAACGGCATTGCCTACATTGATGTCGGCTTCAGCCTCTTTGCCCTTCCCATGAACTATCTGCCTTTGCTCAACCTCTTTAGCACGGCACTTCTGGAAATGGGGACGCAACGCGAAGATTACGTGAAGTTTACACAGCGCATCGGGCGCAAAACGGGCGGCATTGATGTAAGCACCCTTCTTTCCCCCATGCGCACAAACCGCAACGAGAGCGTTGCCTACCTGATGGTACGTGGCAAGGGAACAACAGGGCAGATCGCCGATCTCTTGGCGCTCTATGAAGACCTCTTGCTCAATGTGAAGTTTGACCAACAAGAACGCTTCAAACAGATCACCCTAGAGGCAAAATCTGGTTTGGAGAGTTTCCTCCTCCCCGGCGGGGCGCGGGTGATCAATGACCGAATGCGGGCGGGCTTCAACACGATTGATTGGGCGGAAGACGAAATGGGCGGCGTTGGGCAGCTTTTCTACCTGCGCGATCTGATCGCTCAGATTGAGACGGATTGGGCATCTGTCCTCGCCAAACTGGAGGATATGCGTCGTCTACTGATCAACCGCACCACGATGATTATCAATGTGACTCTCGATTCAGGGAACTATGCCAAGACATTCCCACAGATCGAGGCATTCGCTGCCAAACTCCCCAGTGCTGCGCCGCGCCTTGCCCCTTGGACACCAACACTCCAACCGCGAAGTGAGGGGTTAAGCCTTCCCGCCCAAGTGAATTATGTTGGGTGGGCGGGCGATCTGTTCAGCGAGAGCTACGGCGTGCATGGCTCGTACATTGCCGCCAATAACTTCCTGAACAGCGGCTACCTGTGGGAGCGGATTCGGATGCAGGGTGGTGCGTATGGTGGGTTCTGCGCCTTTGATCGCTTCACTGGCGTCTGGACATTCATGAGCTACCGCGATCCGAACACCGTGAATTCGCTCAAAGCCTATCAGGGGACGGGGGCATACCTCAAAGCACTCGATCTGCCAGAGCGCGAACTCCAGCGGATCATCATCGGCGGGGTAAGCCTCATGGATGCCCACTTGCTGCCTGATGCAAAGGGTTACACATCCTTCACCCGCTACCTTGTGGGCGAAACCGACGCCATGCGCCAGACCATGCGTGAGCAGCTTTTAGGGACAACCCTGAAGGACTTCCAACGTCTGGGCGAGGTGCTGGATGCCGCCTACCCGAAGGGAATCACAGCGATCTTGGGGTCGGCAAGCGCCGTTGACACTGTGAATGATTACATCGGCGGCGGTTTGGCAGTGACGAAAATCGGCTGAGACACACCTCGACGTAGAGGGGGCATGTCCCCCTCTCGCCCAACGATGGGGGCGGCGTTCAGCCGTGCTGCCTCCCCCCCTACTCCACGACCTTCAAATAGGGACGGGCGCCCCACCCGCCGCGTTCACTGTTCGTCGGGTCTTGCAATTCCCACCACTCCGACCCACTGGCGTTCGAGGGTCCGCTTTTGATGATCCAGCGCGACCCCTCCGGCGCTTGAAAGCGGATCACCGATTCCGTGCCGGGTCCAGAGCGAATATTCAACCCGGCAATGCCCACCCCTACAACCTCCACCGTCGTCCCAATGGTGAAGTTCCCTGGCGGTAGTGTCGCTGTGGGGATAACCGTTGGCAAAATAGGCGGCGGCAGTTCCGTCGCGGGCAGAGGAATTGGCGAGGGTGTGGGCGGCGGACCCACTGTGAAGGTGGCGGTGACGATGACGACGACGGGCTGTTTCCCCCCGGGCGGGGCATTCCCGCCGATTCCATCAACAACGATCCATGCCCCCACCGCCGCCGCCCCAACGAAGATCAGCATCACGACTAGCGACCACCAGGGTAGATAAAAGCCGCTCTCGCGCTTGCTCACCCGTCGGGGTGGGGCGGGCGGGCGACGGCGCGGGGGGGCATTCGTGTAATCGGCTGGCGCAGCGCGGCGTTGGGGCGGAATCTCCGCTGGCGGCGGCAGGGGGCGGGCTTGGCGGGCAGCCCGATCCCCTTCCCTTCCCGTTGGCGGGATGCGGGTGGGCGGCGGAGTCTGGGCGGGGTTTGGACGACGCGGCGCGGGAAGCATGTCCTCCCCATCGTCGTCATAATCGCTCATATCGTCGCGGTAGTTGCTCATCCGTTCAACCACTCCAAAAAGGTATTTACTGACCAGGTGTTGATCACATCTGCCGCCCGCAGCCGCGCCCGTCGTGCCGTGATCACGCCGTAGCGGAGCGCCTCAAACCCATCGCCGCTGTGCGAATCGGTGTCAATGGCGATCTTGATGCCCATCTCGGCAGCAAGGCGGGCGTGGGTGTCGTCAAGGTCAAGGCGATATGGGCTGGCATTGATCTCTAGGGCGGTGTCTGTCTCCAACGCCGCCCGAAACACGGCGTCCATATCCAGATCGGCGGGTTCGCGTTCGGGGATCATCTGCCCGCGTGGGTGTCCGATCAGGTCAACATGTGGGTTGCGAATGGCGTTCAGCAGCCGCGCCGTGATCTGCTCTCGCGGCTGGCGCAGACCGGTATGGAGCGAGGCGATCACAAAATCGAGTTTCGCCAAGACTTCATCAGGATAATCCAGCGATCCATCAGCGCGGATTTCCATCTCCACCCCCTGAAAGACGCGCAGCGTTGGGGCGAACTCGGCATCAACGGCGTGGATTTCCTCCCGTTGGGCGCGAAGGCGTTCGGGCGTCAAGCCGTTCGCTACACCAAGACTCTGCGAGTGATCGGTGATCACGATGTACTGCAAGCCACGCTCACGGGCAATCCACGCCATATCGCGGATGCTCAGTTTGCCATCGCTCCATGTTGTGTGCATGTGCAGATCGGCACGAATATCGGCAATGGTGATCAACGTTGGGAGCGCCCCCCGCGCCGCAAGGTCAATCTCGCCGCGATCTTCGCGCAGTTCCGGCGGGATGAAGGGTAGCCCAAACTGAGCGTAGACCTCTGATTCTTCGGCACAGAGCGTCTCCGCGCCGCCCTCCAACGCCGCAAACGCCCACTCGTTCAGCGTTAGCCCGCGATCCCGCGCCATTTCGCGCAGACGGGTGTTGTGTTCCTTGCTGCCCGTGAAGTAACTGAGCGCAGTCC
The genomic region above belongs to Anaerolineales bacterium and contains:
- a CDS encoding ABC transporter ATP-binding protein, with the translated sequence MGFLIIVGGSLVLNQQLSVATLITFVLYIEQLFFPIRMLAQRYNIFQSVMAAGDKIFTLLDTPIEVDDAPDAVDAPPLKGHVRFEEVAFTYTDPLTAKAETSGDLKVAERSKKNGTNGANGHHPENGHEYESPLPGGENVLKNVTLDVPAGSTVALVGHTGAGKTSIVKLIMRFYDIKEGRLTIDGMDIRRLKQKSLRAQMGVVTQETHLFSGTVLENIRYGRLTATDEEVKASARAVGAEPFILRLENGYDTEVHEGGALLSSGQKQLLAFARALLADPRILILDEATSSIDTQTEKVIQTALTTLLKGRTSFVIAHRLSTITAADVIVVMDHGQIIEKGSHSDLLALGGMYRDLYTMAYAKPIQSVN
- a CDS encoding SDR family NAD(P)-dependent oxidoreductase, whose amino-acid sequence is MNLMRWVKMGILGGGVGAAGAWLWRYLQPEHSPLVLEHAVVVITGASGGIGRAYAHTFAKQGCRIVLAARRADALEEVRTEIAPYAADVLVVPTDVRDDDALGRLVQTTLDAFGQIDILINNAGVTQHGMLHRESPQDIRALVDTNLASAMALTALALPSMLARGSGWIVNLASVAGHTDFPFYIVYAPVKRGLISFGDTLRRQLDGTGVHVLNVMPSYTTTAMVTPSVMAWVKSMDMAVDTPETIAEKTLDALLKNRKELLFGGLLLRGGLFLQRHFPRLADILGRTMIDVTTYEMTDSKSPLREN
- a CDS encoding insulinase family protein, which gives rise to MDVTNTAFEFLREQVIPELNTTAKLYRHRKTGAQVLSMEKDDENKVFGVAFYTPVEDSTGITHIIEHSVLCGSRKYPLKEPFIELNKGSLATFLNAFTYPDRTVYPLASQNVQDFYNLIDVYLDAVFYPRISPETLAQEGWHYDLDDPNAEMIYKGIVFNEMKGNYSDPDSLVQQYSLNALFSDTRHYSVDSGGDPRAIPDLTYAAFKRYHEIYYHPSNAMFYFYGDDDPAKRFELLEGYLKDFEAISIEKKPDVQPRWNAPRRQTFTYEGGEDAKAYVTLNWLLTDGENAEESLALGILNHILNGTPASPLQKALIESGLGEGLSGGGLDRDVYQYYYSLGLKNTATDAAASVETLMLNTLRDLVDNGIDPEMIEASMNTVEFSLRELNTGGFPRGLALFVATLRTWTYGGDPLAPISFEAPLNAIKARIARGEAYFESLIRRYFVDNPHRLTMSLIPEGGYQMNLEAAERARLDAIRAAMSGAQIEEVIAETHALREAQETPDAPESLALLPTVQLSDIDKQNKAIPITVGSAGGVPVVYHDIFTNGIAYIDVGFSLFALPMNYLPLLNLFSTALLEMGTQREDYVKFTQRIGRKTGGIDVSTLLSPMRTNRNESVAYLMVRGKGTTGQIADLLALYEDLLLNVKFDQQERFKQITLEAKSGLESFLLPGGARVINDRMRAGFNTIDWAEDEMGGVGQLFYLRDLIAQIETDWASVLAKLEDMRRLLINRTTMIINVTLDSGNYAKTFPQIEAFAAKLPSAAPRLAPWTPTLQPRSEGLSLPAQVNYVGWAGDLFSESYGVHGSYIAANNFLNSGYLWERIRMQGGAYGGFCAFDRFTGVWTFMSYRDPNTVNSLKAYQGTGAYLKALDLPERELQRIIIGGVSLMDAHLLPDAKGYTSFTRYLVGETDAMRQTMREQLLGTTLKDFQRLGEVLDAAYPKGITAILGSASAVDTVNDYIGGGLAVTKIG
- the polX gene encoding DNA polymerase/3'-5' exonuclease PolX, translated to MMTNRQIADLFETIADMLQLKGEIIHRVLAYRRAAESIRELPRDLSAIAAERKLTEIDGIGKIIAEKINEVLTTGELQFYKELAEEIPPGLVDVLRVNGVGPKKAMLFYKEVGVASIAALEAAAKEGKLRTLAGMGEKSEAKILERIAALARRTTRARLDVAWVSADRLLRTLLALPGALRGDVAGSVRRGKPTIGDLDLLIASYDPDPIMEHFVHHPDVVRVLGHGSTKSSVELASGLQCDLRIVPPERYGTALSYFTGSKEHNTRLREMARDRGLTLNEWAFAALEGGAETLCAEESEVYAQFGLPFIPPELREDRGEIDLAARGALPTLITIADIRADLHMHTTWSDGKLSIRDMAWIARERGLQYIVITDHSQSLGVANGLTPERLRAQREEIHAVDAEFAPTLRVFQGVEMEIRADGSLDYPDEVLAKLDFVIASLHTGLRQPREQITARLLNAIRNPHVDLIGHPRGQMIPEREPADLDMDAVFRAALETDTALEINASPYRLDLDDTHARLAAEMGIKIAIDTDSHSGDGFEALRYGVITARRARLRAADVINTWSVNTFLEWLNG